One Exiguobacterium sp. BMC-KP genomic window, CCACCGATTTCTTGGAACGTTTGAATAGCTGGTGTGTTCGCTGAGATTTTTAACCAATGACGAATTGTGTTCGTACCACGGTATCCATCATAATAGTTTCCAATCTCTTTGCCGTTGACTTCTGTTGGTTTATCCGTCAATTGTTTCGCAGTCGACCATTTATCATTTTCGATTGCTGGACCATAGGCAAAGAATGGTTTTGCAGACGATCCCGGTTGATGTGGCTCATTTGCGTAGTTACGTCGCGCTGTACCTTTACCTGGATTTTTTCCGTCAACGACAGCTAAAATCTCACCCGTTTGTGTATTCACCGCCGAAGCAGCTGTTTCTGCATATTCGGGCATCTTAACGATTTGATCTTTTTTGATTGCTTCATTCATATAGTCATGCATCGGTTTATCGATCGATGTATAGATTTTTAACCCTTGACCATAGATGTCTTTCCCTTCTAAGCCAAAATCATCTTCTAACTCTTTTGATACCATATCGAAGATGACACTATCATAAGACTCATCCTTTGTTGACTTCGGTGCCGGATTGATCAATTTTGAGATCGGCTGCTTCACTGCTTTATCTCGTTGTGCTTCTGTAATGACGCCTGTCGTCTGCATCGCATTGAGGACTTGCGTCTGACGCCATTTCGTTAACTTTGGATCTCCTTTAATTGGATCATATGCTGTCGGACGCTGCGGGAGTCCTGCAAGCATCGCAGCTTCCGCATAATTTAATTTATTTACAGGCTTATTGAAGTATGCTTTTGAAGCTGTCTGGATCCCGAATGAATTTTGTCCATAATAGTTTTTGTTCAAATACATCTCTAAAATTTGATCTTTCGTATAGTCCTGTTCTAAACGAATCGCGAGCCATTGCTCTTGGACTTTCCGTGTAATCGTCTTATCAAAGCTGAGGAACGATTGTTTGACGACCTGTTGTGTAATCGTCGAAGCCCCTTCAGAACCAAATCCGTCTGTCACGTTTGCAATGATGGCTCCACCAAGACGACGGAAATCGATCCCGTTGTGCTGATAGAAACGACGATCCTCGATCGAAATGAATGCGTCCTTCACTACTTCTGGGACTTCATCAATCGAGACGTACTCTCGGCTCGTTCCGCCTTTCGTAATTTCTTTCTTATTGCTTGCGTAAATTTTTAGCGGCAACGCATCACGTAATTCTGCTTCATCCAGTTCAGGAGCAGTAGCTACGGCATATGCTGCAAAACCACCACCAATCAGCATCATTAAGATGAATAGACCGGTAGCAATCAACAATAATTTTTTCCAAAGTGGACCTTTCCCACCAGAACCGCCACCTGACTTCTTCTTTTGAGGACGTTTTGTCCGTTTCATCTTTTTCTCAGATGACTTGGTCTCTTCACGACGTGCGACACGACTTCTTTCCATATGCTATCCTTCTCCTTCAATCAAAAAGTGTCTGAATTGAAATATAGTTCGTCCACTGCCTTTAAATAATCGATGGCAGGGTACGCTCCAGTCTCGACTTTAATACCGTCTTGTTCGATTGCTGTCAGCGGAATTGATTTCCGTCCGCTTTCTAGCTGATCCCACCAGGGGAACACGTGCTCGACTGAAAGCACATATTGCACATTATACAGACTGAATCGAATGATGACAAAACAAATTCCTCCATGTTCGACACATTGACGCATGTGTGCGATTTGATGGGGGTGAAAATTTTTTATTGGGAAAGAGGTTTTATTCGTCGTCTCTTTCGCTTCGAAATCAATATATTTTCCACGATACACACCATTATAATCGGTTGTCGACGGTTGCTTGAAATAGGCCTCCTTAACGACAGCAGCCGATCGCTTTGGATAATCGACTTGGACAATTTGTAACGGAGTGGGTTTCTTGTGAATGATTGCCCGATTATGGGTTAGATAAAACGTATTGCTTTCATTCAATAATTTTTCGAGCGTCATTCCTCGATTTGAAAAGGTTGACTCGGTTGATCGCGCCTTCTTAATTTGGGTTCCATGCGACTCGAGTGGCTTTTGAAATTTTTTCCCATTCGGGTAATTCAAAACGATTCCCCTCCTATCGCGTTTATTGTACCATGATATGTGATTGTACCGTATCGGCCGAGAGGAGTAGTTAAAAACCAATGACAATTGAACCGTTATTACAAGAGATTGAACGTATTTATCAAGAAGGACGTGCCGGAACCGAATATGACTTTAATCGAGACGTCGTGCCGTTCGTTGAACGAGCTGATCAATTGATAGCTGAGTGGCAAATGAATGCCCAAGATAGTCCTTACCTACGACCGAGCATGGTTGAAAGTGCAGTCGATCAACTGAAGCAAATTTCTGTTCAAGCCTTTCAACCGAAAACGAGTCTGAAACGTTTTAATGAAACGATTAAATCCGTTCGTTATATTGATCGATTAATGAACGGAGAAGAATAACAATTAAAAACAGGAATTATCTTCCTTGAGTCGAACACCTTATCTATGAGGAAATGTTTCTAAGTTTCCACTTGTCGGGCTATAGCTTTTCAGCCGCCTAGCGTGTAAAGTGGCATCAAGAGCATTTCTTTCTAAAAGACTGTGTAATTATCGTGCAATTGGAGGAGATTCATTTGAACAAACGGGTACAATCGAACGTCAAAGGCGTTGATGTCAAAGGATTTCCTAAGAACTCAACCCCTGCCCCGAAGAAATACATTATGTTCGTCGACGAAACTGGGACGCCAAAGGGTAATACACAATTCAACTTAACCGGCGTCTTGATGGAATATAAATATGCCATTGATTCGGATGAGACAGGTGAACCAAGTCCGCTTCGCAAACGCTTGATGGATTTCAAGGCAAAAGTCTTTGAAGATCCACATATTCCGCTCCATCTTAAAGAAATCTTAAAAGCGGAGCATCCTTACGGTAAGGAAGACGGCATCACGATTGATATGTTGCGTCACTTTTGGATTGCCTTGCCGGAATTTCTCGTTGATATCGATTGTACGATCGTCAGTGTCGAAGTCGATAAACAGAAGCTACAAGACTTTTTCTCGACTCCGAAGGATCCGTATGTCGTCGCCTTCGCTCATTTGATGAAGTCATTTTATTCCTTCCTCGATGAGACAGAAGCAACGAGTGCTCGCGTCGTTCTTGAGAGTCGTGATGATTATCAGAACTTGTTGATTCAAAAAGCGTTTTTCGATATCTTCAATTCAGGAACGGTTCATCTCGACGTCGAAAAAAGTCGTCAAAAAATCAAAGGCTTCATCTTTGCTGAAAAAGACAGCGACCTCTACCAATCCGGTCTTGAGATTGCCGATTTGGTCTGCTTACCTTTATCCCGCGTTCGTCGAGGTGTCATCGAGGTAAAACCACGGTTTGTCCATTATGGGGACGAAAACCGGATTTTTAAGGCCATCAAAGATAAAATTTATATTCGCCGCGATAGCCCAGACCAAGATTTCCGAAACTGGGGCTTCAAGAAGGTACCGATCACGAAAAAGCGTCGTGAGTGGTCTGATACTCCTTGGAATGGATAATATGCATAAAAACAGTGGATCCGAAACCGGATCCACTGTTTTTATGGTGTAGCTAATCCTTTTGTTCTTTTTTTGCCCTCTCGACACATGTCGAGTAACGGGCATGCTTCACAGTTCGGACGTTGTGCCTTACAGTGATACCGTCCAAAAAAGATGAACTGATGATGCAGTTTCGACCAACGCTCTCGCTTGAAACGACGCATCAAGGTCGCTTCGACCTGTGTGACGTTATCTTTCCAGCGACAGATCCCGAGGCGTTTTGAAACACGTTCAACATGTGTGTCGACAGCAAATGCCGGGACATCGAAAGCAACAGATAAGACAACGTTCGCCGTCTTACGTCCAACACCAGGCAATGCTTCTAGACCCGCTCGCTCTGTCGGAACTTCACCGTCATGTCGTTCGAGTAATTGTGCCGCAAGCGCCTTGATGTTTTTCGCTTTATTCCGATACAAACCAAGACGTTTAATTTTATCTTCGATTTCCTCGACCGGTGCCGCAGCAAGTGAAGAGGGATCCGGATAAGCTGCAAATAATCCAGGCGTCACCTGATTGACAAGTACGTCGGTCGCTTGTGCACTCAGTGCAACGGCGACGACTAGTTCAAACGGATTGCGGTGAATCAGCTCACAAAATGCATCCGGAAACATCTCTTCTAACGTCGCTTCAATCCGATCGATTTCAGCCTTCCGTAACATCTACTCAGCCTCCCCGTCCGGCAAGATCCTCAAGTGTTTTAATGCCTTCGCGTTCCCACGTTCGTAGAATTTGATTGATATAAGTCATCTTGCGAACGTTATGATAGACCGCTTCTCGAAGTGCAGCAAGTACAAGCTCTTCCGAAATATTCTCGATCGTCAACCACTGGATGATCTGCTCCATTTGGAACGGTGACATCATCCCGAGTTCTCGTTCGAATTGTTGGAAGACAGACGGGTTGATCGTATCAAAGTTCGGTGCTTCCTGTTCGGGTGGTGCCATCAGCTTTTCATAAAGTGGAACAAGCGAATAGCGTTCTGATCCACTGACGTTCTCCATCGCAAGCAGCCCTTTTTGTAACAAACCAAGCGTCGTCTCAATGGTTTCCGTCTCAGATAATCCGAGACGATTACTTAACTCTTCCGGAGAAGGCATTTCCATCCCTTCCGCCCGACAAGCGAATAATTGACCAATTAACGTGAACTCGACAAAACTAATGCCTAACCGTTTTGCCTCCGTGAACAACCGCTTCGGTAAGACGACCGTCCCTTCCTCGAATAATTGAACTAAATTATGATTCATCGTATTTCCTCGATTCTCTAGTCTAAACAAGAAATCGACCCGTCGAGACGATGGGTCGATGTTTTTCCTTACTGCTTATGGATAGAGGCGGTTCAGCAAACGTGGGAACGGAATCGTTTCCCGAACGTGCTCGACACCTGTAATCCAAGCGACTGTCCGCTCTAAACCAAGACCGAAGCCACTGTGTGGAACAGAACCGTATTGGCGTGTTTCGAGATACCATTTATAAGCACCCGTTTCGTCAAGACCATGTTTCTTCATCTCAGCGAGGAGTTTCTCGTGATCTTCTTCACGTTGCGATCCTCCGACGATTTCACCATAGCCTTCAGGAGCAATCAAATCATCACATAGAACGAAGTCTGGGTTTTCCGGATCTTCTTTCATGTAGAACGGTTTAATTGCTTTAGGCCAGTGCGTGATGAAGACAGGACGTGCAAAGCTGTTGGCGATTGCAGTCTCGTGTGGTGCTCCGAAATCGTCTCCGAATTCGATATCGTCGAATCCTTGCTCTTTGAGCATGTCGATCGCTTCCGTATACTTGACGCGCGGGAACGGTGCGTTGATGTTTTCAAGGACCGTCAAGTCACGACCAAGCAACTCGAGTTCAGCACGACAGTTTTTTAATGCCGATTGAACGAGATGCGAGACGTAGTTTTCCTGAACCTCGAGGTTCATCTCGTGATCGTGGAACGCCATCTCAGGCTCCATCATCCAGAATTCGATCAAGTGACGGCGTGTCTTTGATTTTTCAGCACGGAACGTTGGTCCGAACGAGAAGACCTTACCAAGTGCCATTGCTGCCGCTTCCATGTAGAGTTGACCTGATTGTGACAGGTAGGCATCTTCATCGAAATATTTCGTGTGGAACAATTCTGTCGTTCCTTCTGGTGCACTACCAGTTAAGATTGGCGGATCGACTTTGATGAATCCTTCTTGGTTGAAGAATTCGTACGTCGCACGAATCAATTCGTTTCGGACGACCATTACAGCGTGCTGACGTTTCGAACGTAACCAAAGGTGGCGATTATCCATCAAGAAGTCTGTACCGTGTGCTTTTGGTGTAATTGGATAATCGATTGCTTCATGGATGACTTCAATCTTTGAAATTTCCATTTCATGACCGATCGCTGTCCGACCACCATCTGATTTAATGACACCTGTCACCCAAAGTGATGATTCTTGTGTTAAGCCTTTTGCTTGTTTGAACAAGTCTTCGCCAACTGTTTCTTTAACGACAACCCCTTGCATGAAACCAGAGCCATCTCGTAGTTGGAGGAAGGCGATTTTACCGCTTGAGCGTTTGTTCGCTAACCAACACCCAATCGTCACTTCTTCTCCTACATGTTTGTTTACATCCCGAATCATTGCTTTCAACAGTCAACATCCTCTCTCTATTAAACGGCTGTATGTGCCGTGATGAATCCTTCAATCCGGTCGAGTGCCTCTAAGACACGCGCCGGATCTGTCGCGTAAGATAGACGGACATAGTCCGGTGCCCCAAATCCTGAACCCGGAATCAAGGCGACTTTTGCTTCAGATAACACAGCTGTACACCAGTCATCGACATTATCGAATCCACACATCTCGGCAGCCTGCTTTGCATGTGGGAACAAGTAGAATGCTCCTTCCGGCTTCAGACACGTCAATCCTTTAATTTCGATGAGTCGTGCGTAGATTTTTTCAAGTCGCTCCTCGAAGATGACACGCATCGCTTCGACCGGTGCATCTCCTTCTGCATATGCAGCAACCGACGCCGCTTGCGCAATCGATGTCGGATTCGATGTCGAGTGACTCGCTAAGTTCGTCATCGCCGCGATGATCTCTTTCGGTCCGATCGCATATCCGATCCGCCAACCTGTCATCGCATGGGATTTTGAGACACCATTGATGATGACCGTCCGTTCGCGCATTTCTGGTAAAGAAGCGATTGAGATATGCGTCGCACCGTTATAAAGTAACTTCTCATAAATCTCGTCACTAATGACGAGTAAGTCATGCTTGATTGCGATATCCGCTACCATCTCAAGCTCTTCTTTTGAATAGACCATTCCCGTCGGATTTGATGGCGAGTTCAAGACAAGTGCTTTCGTGTTCGGTGTGATATGTTGCTCGAGCAATTCCCGTGTCACTTTAAAACGAGACGATTCATCTGTTTCAAGAATGACAGGGACGCCGTCACTGAGTTTGATTTGTTCCGGATAACTGACCCAATAAGGTGCTGGGACGATGACTTCATCGCCTGGATCGAGAATCGCTTGGAATAATGTCGAAAGTGCATGTTTTGCTCCTGAAGCTACCATGACTTCCGAGCGTTCATATGGCATCCATAAGTCACGGCGTGTCTTTTCAATGATCGCATCTTTCAAGGCAACAGTTCCGCCAGACGGCGTATACTTCGTATCGCCCGCTTCTGCTGCTTCAA contains:
- a CDS encoding PBP1A family penicillin-binding protein, whose protein sequence is MERSRVARREETKSSEKKMKRTKRPQKKKSGGGSGGKGPLWKKLLLIATGLFILMMLIGGGFAAYAVATAPELDEAELRDALPLKIYASNKKEITKGGTSREYVSIDEVPEVVKDAFISIEDRRFYQHNGIDFRRLGGAIIANVTDGFGSEGASTITQQVVKQSFLSFDKTITRKVQEQWLAIRLEQDYTKDQILEMYLNKNYYGQNSFGIQTASKAYFNKPVNKLNYAEAAMLAGLPQRPTAYDPIKGDPKLTKWRQTQVLNAMQTTGVITEAQRDKAVKQPISKLINPAPKSTKDESYDSVIFDMVSKELEDDFGLEGKDIYGQGLKIYTSIDKPMHDYMNEAIKKDQIVKMPEYAETAASAVNTQTGEILAVVDGKNPGKGTARRNYANEPHQPGSSAKPFFAYGPAIENDKWSTAKQLTDKPTEVNGKEIGNYYDGYRGTNTIRHWLKISANTPAIQTFQEIGGDQVQTFAEKSGLKLENDESISPAYAIGGMKHGFNTTEMAGAYATLGNGGDYIKPHLIKSIEYSDGSKIKSPVKSKKAMEDYTAYMLTDMLRDVLKPGGTFPSAGLSFDAAGKTGTTNAYKDVWFAGYTSDVSISVWTGTTKSGNNNGSGLSGPYNSTMAQQIWKDFITKTRDRTPAPFKQPSSVLSIGNELYVKGTKEPVVEKKTVPAPTGLQASYDEDTKSGELTWNYNDAALRANGYDDVSFEVTMTDADGKSSTVGTSTTNRIAINGLKPGRSTFQVVAKASGEESGPVSTTVTVTDPEADEPTTDEPTTDEPTTDEPTTDEPTTDEPTTDEPTTDEPTTDEPTTDEPTTDEPTTDEPTTDEPTTDESSSNDGANAQSNSNAPAERNNNNNNNNNPNNSGDDSEN
- the recU gene encoding Holliday junction resolvase RecU, which produces MVLNYPNGKKFQKPLESHGTQIKKARSTESTFSNRGMTLEKLLNESNTFYLTHNRAIIHKKPTPLQIVQVDYPKRSAAVVKEAYFKQPSTTDYNGVYRGKYIDFEAKETTNKTSFPIKNFHPHQIAHMRQCVEHGGICFVIIRFSLYNVQYVLSVEHVFPWWDQLESGRKSIPLTAIEQDGIKVETGAYPAIDYLKAVDELYFNSDTF
- a CDS encoding DUF1798 family protein; protein product: MTIEPLLQEIERIYQEGRAGTEYDFNRDVVPFVERADQLIAEWQMNAQDSPYLRPSMVESAVDQLKQISVQAFQPKTSLKRFNETIKSVRYIDRLMNGEE
- a CDS encoding DUF3800 domain-containing protein; translated protein: MNKRVQSNVKGVDVKGFPKNSTPAPKKYIMFVDETGTPKGNTQFNLTGVLMEYKYAIDSDETGEPSPLRKRLMDFKAKVFEDPHIPLHLKEILKAEHPYGKEDGITIDMLRHFWIALPEFLVDIDCTIVSVEVDKQKLQDFFSTPKDPYVVAFAHLMKSFYSFLDETEATSARVVLESRDDYQNLLIQKAFFDIFNSGTVHLDVEKSRQKIKGFIFAEKDSDLYQSGLEIADLVCLPLSRVRRGVIEVKPRFVHYGDENRIFKAIKDKIYIRRDSPDQDFRNWGFKKVPITKKRREWSDTPWNG
- the nth gene encoding endonuclease III, giving the protein MLRKAEIDRIEATLEEMFPDAFCELIHRNPFELVVAVALSAQATDVLVNQVTPGLFAAYPDPSSLAAAPVEEIEDKIKRLGLYRNKAKNIKALAAQLLERHDGEVPTERAGLEALPGVGRKTANVVLSVAFDVPAFAVDTHVERVSKRLGICRWKDNVTQVEATLMRRFKRERWSKLHHQFIFFGRYHCKAQRPNCEACPLLDMCREGKKRTKGLATP
- a CDS encoding DnaD domain-containing protein; translated protein: MNHNLVQLFEEGTVVLPKRLFTEAKRLGISFVEFTLIGQLFACRAEGMEMPSPEELSNRLGLSETETIETTLGLLQKGLLAMENVSGSERYSLVPLYEKLMAPPEQEAPNFDTINPSVFQQFERELGMMSPFQMEQIIQWLTIENISEELVLAALREAVYHNVRKMTYINQILRTWEREGIKTLEDLAGRGG
- the asnS gene encoding asparagine--tRNA ligase — translated: MIRDVNKHVGEEVTIGCWLANKRSSGKIAFLQLRDGSGFMQGVVVKETVGEDLFKQAKGLTQESSLWVTGVIKSDGGRTAIGHEMEISKIEVIHEAIDYPITPKAHGTDFLMDNRHLWLRSKRQHAVMVVRNELIRATYEFFNQEGFIKVDPPILTGSAPEGTTELFHTKYFDEDAYLSQSGQLYMEAAAMALGKVFSFGPTFRAEKSKTRRHLIEFWMMEPEMAFHDHEMNLEVQENYVSHLVQSALKNCRAELELLGRDLTVLENINAPFPRVKYTEAIDMLKEQGFDDIEFGDDFGAPHETAIANSFARPVFITHWPKAIKPFYMKEDPENPDFVLCDDLIAPEGYGEIVGGSQREEDHEKLLAEMKKHGLDETGAYKWYLETRQYGSVPHSGFGLGLERTVAWITGVEHVRETIPFPRLLNRLYP
- a CDS encoding pyridoxal phosphate-dependent aminotransferase, which produces MLSKRVRQLTPSTTLAITAKAKALREEGQDIIGLGAGEPDFNTPEFIIQAAFEAAEAGDTKYTPSGGTVALKDAIIEKTRRDLWMPYERSEVMVASGAKHALSTLFQAILDPGDEVIVPAPYWVSYPEQIKLSDGVPVILETDESSRFKVTRELLEQHITPNTKALVLNSPSNPTGMVYSKEELEMVADIAIKHDLLVISDEIYEKLLYNGATHISIASLPEMRERTVIINGVSKSHAMTGWRIGYAIGPKEIIAAMTNLASHSTSNPTSIAQAASVAAYAEGDAPVEAMRVIFEERLEKIYARLIEIKGLTCLKPEGAFYLFPHAKQAAEMCGFDNVDDWCTAVLSEAKVALIPGSGFGAPDYVRLSYATDPARVLEALDRIEGFITAHTAV